GAACCGGCGTGACGACGGCAACTACACCGTCGTGGCGGTGGTGCGGATCCCGATCGGCAAGCTGGTGCTGATGCCGGAAGGGGAGACCGGGCGCCAGGTCGCACGAGTGCGGGTCTTCGTCTCGGCGATGGACGAGGAGGGGCGGATGTCCGACGTCCAGCAGCTGCCGGTGCCGATCGCCGTCGAGGCCAAGGACCTGCCGTCGGCGCTGGAGAAGCACTTCGCCTACTCCGTGCCGGTGATCATGCGACCGGGTCCGCAGAAGCTGGCGATCGGCGTGCGCGACGAGCTGGCCTCGAACGGCTCGTTCGTCCTGAGCTACCTGACCGTCGGCGGACGCTGAAGGGAGAGTCGTGATGCGAGCCGTGGAGAAGGCGAGAGCGCTCGGCGAAGCTCTGCTCGGGGTGATGCGCGCCGAGGTCGAGGCGCTGCGTGAGGAGTACCGCCGGGCAGCGGCGCGATTCACCGGGGCGATGGTGATCTTCGGCTTCGCCGCCGGCTTCGCCTTCTGGGCCGTCGGGGCCCTCGCTCTGCTCGCCTTCGAGCTGCTCGCTCGCGAGTTGCCGCGCTGGGGAGCGGCGGCGACGCTGTGCGGCGTCTTCGCGCTGCTCGCCGCGGCTCTCGGCTTCTGGGGGGTGCGCCGCGTGCGCTCGATCGAGCCGCCGCTTGCCACGGCCAGCCGCCACCTCGACGAGCACCTGCGCTGGTGGCAGGAGCGGGTGTTCGATCGTTCCGGAGCCGACCTCACCGACGAGGAGCCGGCGACGCCGGCAGCGCGACTCGAGGGGGAGCGACGATGAGCGAAGCGGTCGGCCGGGCGCGCGCGGAGTTCGAGCGCCAGCTCGTCGAGGCCCGGCAGTCGGTGTCGGCGGAATTCGGCGGCGCGCCGCGCCTCGCGCTCTGGTTCGTCCCGCTCGCCGCCGCAGCTGCCGGGTTCGCGCTCGCCTTGCGTCGGCGACGCCGGCGCCGGCTCACTCGGCCTTCGGGCGCTTGAACACCATCGCGATGTTGTCGGTCGCGCCGGTCTTGAAGTTGACCGAGGTGATCGACACGAGCTCCCAGCCCTCGTCTCCGAGGACGTTGAGCTCCTTGGCGGCATTGGGATCCAACCGGTAGTTCTCGCTCCGGATGTTGATGATCCTGTACTCCCACTTGCCCATCGCCCCACCTCCGGGTTCGACGCGACTGCCGGTTTTGGCGCGATTCTAGCGAATGCGCACGACGACGGCGGCGCCGCGCACCCGAGTGGTCCGCCCCGAAAGCGGCGCGTCGCGCAGCGAGAACTCCAGCGTGCCGAGCGAGCCCGGGATGGCACCTGCCGTGTCGGGCGCGAGATCGGCGTAGCAGGCCGCCAGGTGCTCGATCCGGAGGGGCGGATCGCTCGCGATCTCGGCGACGAAGGTCGAGGCGAAGGGGAGCCACGCACTCGGCAGATCGCTCACCAGATTGCCGAAGCGATCGACGTGGACGACCTGGCCATGGAGCTCGCCGTCGCCGCGCCAGGGTCGCACCCGGTCGATGCGCACGGCGTCGTCGACCTCGTCGCCGAGGGTGTCGAACGCGACTCCGTTGGCGATCGCCGCCGCGAGGGGGGCGAAGCGATCACGGCCATGAAAGGTCGCGCCGGGGGCGGGCCGGTCGAGCGGCAGGGAGACGACGTTTCGTGGCCTGGCGCTCGCCAGCCAGGGGGTCAGCAGGCCGTTGTCCGGTGCGACGAAGAAGTGACCGGCAGCCGCGAGCGCCAGGCGGCGACGCGTCGACCCCACGCCGGGATCGACGACGGCGAGGTGGATCGTCCCGGGCGGGAAGGACGGCGCCGCCGCGGCGAGCAGGAAGCTCGCACGCTCGACGTCGCCGGGCGGGACGGTGTGCGAGAGGTCGACGAGGATCAGTGACGGCGCGAGGTCGAGCAGCGTGCCCTTCACCGCGCCGACGTAGTAGTCGTCGAGACCGAAGTCGGTCAGCAGAGTCACCACGGGCATCGGCGCTACAATCCTCCAGCGTGTCCGGCCGTGCTCTCGCCGTTTTCGCCAAGCCGCCCTTGGCCGGCCAGGTGAAGACACGGCTGATCGGCGATCTTAGCCCCGCGGCCGCCGCCGAGCTCGCCGCGGCGTTCCTCGACGACCTGCTCGAACGGTTGGGACGAGAGCTTCCGCCCGCCGGGGTCGACCTGCGGCTCGCCTGGGCTCTCGCTCCCGGGCAGGGCGTGCCTTCGGCGCCCTGCGAAGCCTTCCTGCAGGAGGGCGAGGATCTCGGCCTCCGCCTGCTCGCGGCCGCAATCCGAATGGCGGGGGAGGGGGCGCTCCCGGTCATCGTCGGGGCCGACCTGCCCGACCTCTCGTCCGAGCTCGTCTCCCAGGCCTTCGTCGAGCTCGAGAGCGGAGCCGACCTCGTCCTCGGTCCGGCGAGCGACGGCGGCTTCTACCTCGTCGGCTTGGGCGCCGCGGCCCGACGCCCCGAGCTCTTCGCGGGCGTGGCGTGGGGCGGCGACGAGGTGCTTTCTCGCACCGTGGCCAACGCACGCTCGCTCGACTTGCGGCTCGTCTGTCTCGCCGAGGCTGCCGACGTCGACCGGCCGGAGGATCTCCCGCCGCTTGCCGCTCGCCTCGCCGCGAGCTCGCGGCACGACCCGACGTTCTGCCCCCGGACGAGGCGAGCGCTCGCCCGGCTCGCGCTTCCGGTTCCGACAGGAGAGGAGAGTTGACGATGCGAGTGCTCAC
This genomic window from Holophagales bacterium contains:
- a CDS encoding phage holin family protein produces the protein MRAVEKARALGEALLGVMRAEVEALREEYRRAAARFTGAMVIFGFAAGFAFWAVGALALLAFELLARELPRWGAAATLCGVFALLAAALGFWGVRRVRSIEPPLATASRHLDEHLRWWQERVFDRSGADLTDEEPATPAARLEGERR
- a CDS encoding DUF4177 domain-containing protein codes for the protein MGKWEYRIINIRSENYRLDPNAAKELNVLGDEGWELVSITSVNFKTGATDNIAMVFKRPKAE
- a CDS encoding SAM-dependent chlorinase/fluorinase; its protein translation is MPVVTLLTDFGLDDYYVGAVKGTLLDLAPSLILVDLSHTVPPGDVERASFLLAAAAPSFPPGTIHLAVVDPGVGSTRRRLALAAAGHFFVAPDNGLLTPWLASARPRNVVSLPLDRPAPGATFHGRDRFAPLAAAIANGVAFDTLGDEVDDAVRIDRVRPWRGDGELHGQVVHVDRFGNLVSDLPSAWLPFASTFVAEIASDPPLRIEHLAACYADLAPDTAGAIPGSLGTLEFSLRDAPLSGRTTRVRGAAVVVRIR
- a CDS encoding TIGR04282 family arsenosugar biosynthesis glycosyltransferase, which translates into the protein MSGRALAVFAKPPLAGQVKTRLIGDLSPAAAAELAAAFLDDLLERLGRELPPAGVDLRLAWALAPGQGVPSAPCEAFLQEGEDLGLRLLAAAIRMAGEGALPVIVGADLPDLSSELVSQAFVELESGADLVLGPASDGGFYLVGLGAAARRPELFAGVAWGGDEVLSRTVANARSLDLRLVCLAEAADVDRPEDLPPLAARLAASSRHDPTFCPRTRRALARLALPVPTGEES